In Gammaproteobacteria bacterium (ex Lamellibrachia satsuma), a single genomic region encodes these proteins:
- a CDS encoding RNA polymerase sigma factor gives MRRDRTEQNQQALDAFLAGVERRAFLMARTATGQPEEALDLVQDAMLAFVRGYGKRPEEEWGALFHRVMQNRIRDWYRRHKVRSRWRVWFGGEAADDRREDPIQIAPDPAMPDPARTLESSDVGDALIEAVEALPLRQQQAFILRTLEGLDVAQTAAAMGCSAGSVKTHLSRAMQALRKKLKDHWP, from the coding sequence TTGAGGCGGGACCGAACGGAACAAAATCAGCAGGCGTTGGATGCATTTCTTGCCGGGGTCGAACGTCGGGCTTTTCTCATGGCACGGACCGCAACCGGGCAGCCAGAGGAAGCGTTGGATCTGGTGCAAGATGCCATGCTTGCCTTTGTCCGTGGCTATGGAAAACGGCCGGAAGAGGAGTGGGGGGCGCTGTTTCACCGTGTGATGCAGAATCGCATCCGCGACTGGTATCGCCGCCATAAAGTCCGCAGCCGCTGGCGGGTCTGGTTCGGCGGCGAAGCGGCGGATGATCGGCGGGAAGACCCGATCCAGATTGCACCGGACCCGGCGATGCCGGATCCAGCCCGTACACTGGAAAGCAGCGATGTGGGGGATGCCTTGATAGAGGCGGTTGAAGCCCTGCCGCTAAGGCAGCAGCAGGCATTTATTCTGCGCACCCTTGAGGGCCTTGATGTTGCGCAGACTGCGGCAGCGATGGGTTGTTCCGCAGGCAGTGTCAAGACCCATCTTTCCCGCGCCATGCAGGCGTTACGAAAAAAACTGAAAGATCATTGGCCATGA